In one Kiritimatiellia bacterium genomic region, the following are encoded:
- the dnaA gene encoding chromosomal replication initiator protein DnaA, which yields MTTKADAIWLKASQLLKQRLNEDIFARWIAVISPNRLTENTLVLNVSNNFYQSWLEENYLAFIKEAVNLVCDREIKVVFEVTAESPGQPQSGAESAADASRPMRDFKPGHPRKSGKTNGAENSLNPKYIFASFVVGSSNSFAHASSLAVAQSPGKAYNPLFIYGGVGLGKTHLMQAVGHYVFEKSKLRTSYLSCEALMNDYIDALRTNRIKQFRDKYRGTDLLLIDDIHFLSKTGALQEEFFHTFNVLYDAHKQIVMTSDRPAAEISGLEQRLVSRFEWGLVTELTQPDFETRMAILRSKQQSMNVALNEEVLTFIASGIKSNIRRLEGALTRLVTYASLYNKQISIALAGELLRDSIEQESIDPVSITMIQKNTADFFDIRLADMTSSHRSQNIALPRQIAMYLCRRLTNSSFPEIGMAFGKTHATVLHACHKIERQVKLDTQLKQTVIKLSRCINKNVDSSVESL from the coding sequence TTGACAACTAAGGCCGATGCGATCTGGCTCAAGGCGAGCCAATTATTGAAACAGCGTCTCAACGAAGACATCTTTGCGCGCTGGATAGCGGTAATTTCTCCGAACCGGCTGACGGAAAATACGCTCGTCCTGAATGTCAGCAACAATTTCTACCAGTCCTGGCTGGAAGAAAATTATCTGGCATTTATCAAGGAAGCTGTCAATCTTGTTTGCGACCGGGAGATAAAAGTCGTGTTTGAGGTAACCGCGGAGTCGCCCGGCCAGCCGCAGAGCGGGGCCGAATCCGCCGCGGACGCCTCCCGCCCGATGCGGGATTTCAAGCCGGGGCACCCGAGAAAAAGCGGGAAAACAAACGGCGCGGAAAATTCCCTGAACCCGAAATACATTTTCGCCTCGTTCGTGGTCGGTTCCTCCAACAGCTTCGCGCACGCCTCTTCGCTGGCGGTCGCCCAGTCTCCGGGCAAGGCCTATAACCCTCTTTTTATCTACGGCGGGGTCGGCCTGGGAAAAACCCATTTAATGCAGGCCGTCGGCCACTATGTGTTTGAAAAATCAAAACTGCGCACCAGCTATCTCTCCTGTGAAGCGTTGATGAATGATTACATAGATGCGCTGAGAACCAACCGTATTAAACAATTCCGCGATAAATACCGGGGGACCGATCTGCTCCTGATTGACGACATTCACTTCCTCTCCAAAACCGGCGCCCTGCAGGAGGAATTTTTCCACACGTTTAACGTCCTCTATGACGCCCACAAACAGATTGTTATGACCAGCGACCGTCCCGCCGCCGAAATATCGGGCCTGGAACAAAGGCTGGTTTCCCGGTTTGAGTGGGGGTTGGTGACGGAGCTTACCCAGCCGGATTTTGAGACCAGAATGGCGATTCTCCGCTCTAAACAGCAATCCATGAACGTTGCTTTAAACGAGGAAGTTTTAACTTTTATCGCCTCCGGCATTAAGTCAAATATCCGCCGTCTGGAAGGCGCCTTAACCCGCCTGGTTACTTATGCTTCGCTGTACAATAAACAAATCAGCATTGCGCTGGCCGGGGAGTTGCTGCGGGACAGCATTGAACAGGAGTCCATCGATCCGGTCAGCATAACGATGATTCAAAAAAATACCGCCGACTTTTTTGATATCCGGCTGGCGGATATGACCAGCTCGCATCGTTCTCAAAACATTGCCCTGCCGAGGCAAATTGCCATGTATCTCTGCCGCCGGCTCACGAACTCTTCTTTTCCCGAGATCGGCATGGCTTTCGGCAAAACCCATGCCACCGTTTTACACGCCTGCCACAAGATTGAGCGCCAGGTCAAACTTGACACGCAACTTAAACAAACCGTCATAAAGTTATCGCGATGCATCAATAAAAATGTTGATAGCAGTGTTGAAAGCCTGTAA
- the dnaN gene encoding DNA polymerase III subunit beta: protein MKFTIQKTEFIKGLQLIQSVVVSHTTLPVLYNVLITAEKDKIKLFATDLSISMICSLQAAVPKTGAGSFNAKMLFNIIRELPHDNVEFYIEDKNRAMIQCGQSSYKLLGISADEFPALPPFQTAHSFTIDQPLLKDALQKTNYAASDDESRLILNGVFISIKEQKMMVVATDGRRLALIEKEVEIPADQKMDFVIPTKTINELIKALKEEGTVKISLTKNMVSFEMDACTIISKLIEGVYPNYRLVIPSQCDEKVTVEREPLIGTLRRTAIMSNEKNPSVKITIAKNQLQIVASNTEVGEASEQIPVKYSGKPVTMTFNPNYLMDPLKSLSSDDITIELTDELSPAVVKSNIPFIYVLMPLRIS from the coding sequence ATGAAATTTACAATCCAGAAAACCGAGTTCATCAAAGGGTTGCAATTGATTCAATCTGTCGTTGTGTCGCACACCACCCTGCCGGTTCTTTATAATGTGCTGATTACGGCGGAAAAGGACAAAATAAAACTTTTTGCCACGGATTTATCCATCAGCATGATCTGTTCTCTTCAAGCCGCAGTTCCCAAAACCGGGGCAGGCAGCTTTAACGCCAAAATGCTCTTTAATATCATCCGCGAATTGCCGCACGATAACGTTGAATTCTATATTGAAGACAAAAACCGGGCCATGATTCAATGCGGTCAGTCTTCCTATAAATTACTCGGCATTTCAGCGGATGAATTTCCGGCATTGCCGCCGTTTCAGACAGCGCATTCATTCACCATAGACCAGCCCCTGCTCAAGGACGCGCTCCAGAAAACGAATTATGCGGCTTCGGATGACGAAAGCCGTCTGATATTGAATGGCGTTTTTATCAGCATTAAGGAACAAAAAATGATGGTTGTGGCCACCGACGGCCGCAGGTTGGCGCTGATTGAAAAAGAGGTAGAAATACCGGCCGATCAGAAAATGGATTTTGTTATTCCCACCAAGACAATCAATGAATTAATCAAGGCGCTTAAGGAGGAGGGAACCGTCAAGATATCGCTTACTAAGAATATGGTTTCTTTTGAAATGGACGCCTGCACCATTATTTCCAAACTGATAGAAGGGGTTTATCCGAATTACCGGCTGGTCATCCCCAGTCAATGCGATGAAAAAGTAACGGTGGAACGCGAACCACTGATCGGCACCCTGCGAAGAACGGCCATCATGTCCAACGAGAAGAATCCCTCGGTTAAGATTACCATCGCCAAGAATCAGCTTCAGATCGTGGCGTCCAATACCGAAGTGGGTGAAGCCAGCGAGCAGATTCCCGTCAAATATTCGGGCAAACCGGTTACCATGACTTTTAATCCCAATTATCTCATGGATCCGCTAAAGTCGCTCAGCAGCGACGACATTACCATTGAGCTCACGGATGAACTCAGTCCGGCCGTGGTGAAAAGCAATATTCCTTTTATCTACGTCTTAATGCCGCTGCGCATCAGCTGA
- a CDS encoding glycosyltransferase family 4 protein yields the protein MKILFLAPHPFYQERGTPIAVDLLLKTLSARGDTIELVTFHEGEEKQYAGVTIHRIPALPWVRNIRPGFSWKKLAGDVLLAFKALRLASRNRFQVVHAVEESVFIAMVIRFLFGVPYVFDMDSSMPMQIIEKMPALSVAAPFLRFFEALAARKSRAVVAVCDALADIARAGGARQVFVLRDISLLPAGYAPLAPPTAAAALPEVEHPCLIYIGNLEAYQGIDLMLKSFAALLKSEPRACLEIIGGNEKTIAQYRRQCADLGIAPRVRFFGPRPPADMARFFTRADILISPRVKGVNTPMKIYSYLQSGKPVLATDLPTHTQVLDGATALLAAPEPEAFAAAMLELVRNPALGRQLAERAAALAGEKYSWRAYQHTALQIYQQIENDVKRMSADAQRH from the coding sequence ATGAAGATATTATTCCTTGCGCCTCATCCTTTTTACCAGGAGCGCGGCACGCCGATCGCGGTGGATTTGCTTTTGAAAACGCTCTCGGCCCGGGGCGACACGATTGAACTGGTAACGTTCCACGAAGGGGAAGAGAAACAATACGCCGGCGTAACCATTCACCGCATTCCCGCCCTGCCATGGGTCCGGAATATTCGGCCGGGGTTTTCGTGGAAAAAGCTGGCCGGCGACGTGCTGCTGGCTTTCAAGGCCCTGCGGCTCGCATCCCGGAACAGATTCCAGGTGGTCCATGCGGTAGAGGAATCGGTCTTTATCGCCATGGTCATCCGTTTTCTTTTCGGGGTGCCCTATGTGTTTGACATGGATTCCTCCATGCCGATGCAAATAATTGAAAAGATGCCGGCTTTATCGGTTGCGGCCCCGTTTCTGAGGTTTTTTGAGGCGCTGGCCGCGCGGAAATCCCGGGCGGTCGTGGCGGTTTGCGACGCGCTCGCCGATATCGCGCGCGCGGGGGGCGCCCGGCAGGTGTTTGTCCTGCGCGACATTTCCCTGCTCCCGGCCGGTTACGCGCCGTTGGCTCCGCCGACGGCAGCAGCGGCCCTGCCGGAAGTGGAACACCCCTGCCTGATCTACATCGGCAACCTGGAGGCTTATCAGGGCATTGACCTGATGTTGAAAAGCTTTGCGGCGCTGCTTAAATCCGAGCCCCGGGCCTGCCTGGAAATCATCGGCGGCAACGAAAAAACCATTGCGCAATACCGGCGGCAATGCGCGGATCTCGGCATCGCGCCGCGGGTGCGTTTTTTCGGCCCCCGGCCGCCGGCGGACATGGCCCGGTTCTTTACCCGGGCCGATATCCTGATCTCGCCGCGCGTCAAGGGCGTCAATACCCCCATGAAAATTTATTCTTACCTGCAATCAGGCAAGCCCGTCCTGGCCACGGATTTGCCGACGCATACCCAGGTTCTTGACGGCGCAACCGCCCTGCTCGCGGCTCCCGAGCCGGAGGCGTTTGCGGCCGCCATGCTGGAACTTGTGCGCAACCCGGCGTTGGGCCGCCAGTTGGCCGAGCGGGCCGCCGCGCTGGCCGGAGAAAAATACAGCTGGCGGGCTTATCAACACACAGCGCTTCAAATCTATCAACAAATAGAAAACGATGTCAAGCGCATGTCAGCTGATGCGCAGCGGCATTAA
- a CDS encoding radical SAM/SPASM domain-containing protein: MIAEDGGSGYVFDNRLLADLWRKLMLWRQKAERLARLLISFRRRSTRVSAPPFRLWIETASACNLRCVMCPNKELAASSKGLMSFDLFRKIIDECRVFASDVYLHHRGEPLLNPALFDMIACARQAGLKTRFHTNGTLLNEDKARRLLKAAPDLVSFSFDGFTKEAYENIRAGAVFETTLANVVRMAELRRAQGLKKPYIVVEKIRFKQAPAPVNRRASEETARRLNAAGVDEIIEKEEYVWAEENAPETNAPRPGSVCTFPWYAMVICADGTVTPCPQDFGARMRLGNAKEATLLEIWNGAAYQELRKNMAGDLQALALCRKCDRLGRKTIGGLPLQYMATFLIDHLLGYGKLRKMLGTQERN; the protein is encoded by the coding sequence TTGATTGCAGAAGACGGCGGGAGCGGATATGTTTTTGACAACCGGTTATTGGCCGATTTATGGAGAAAACTTATGCTCTGGCGGCAAAAAGCTGAACGTCTGGCGCGCTTGTTAATCTCGTTCCGGCGCCGCAGCACGCGGGTAAGCGCGCCGCCCTTCCGGCTCTGGATAGAAACGGCCAGCGCCTGCAACCTGCGCTGCGTCATGTGCCCCAACAAAGAACTGGCGGCCTCCAGCAAAGGGTTGATGAGTTTTGACCTGTTCCGGAAAATCATTGATGAATGCCGCGTGTTTGCCAGCGACGTCTATCTCCATCACCGCGGCGAGCCCTTGCTCAATCCGGCCTTGTTTGACATGATCGCCTGCGCGCGCCAGGCGGGCCTGAAAACCCGCTTCCATACCAACGGGACCCTGCTGAACGAGGATAAAGCCCGGCGCCTGCTCAAGGCGGCGCCCGACCTGGTTTCATTTTCATTTGACGGGTTCACGAAAGAAGCGTATGAGAACATACGCGCGGGCGCCGTGTTTGAGACAACGCTGGCCAATGTCGTCCGCATGGCGGAACTGCGTAGAGCGCAGGGTTTGAAAAAGCCTTACATTGTGGTTGAAAAAATACGCTTCAAACAAGCGCCGGCCCCGGTCAACCGGCGGGCAAGCGAGGAGACCGCGCGGCGTTTGAACGCGGCCGGGGTGGATGAAATTATTGAAAAGGAGGAATATGTCTGGGCCGAAGAAAACGCGCCGGAAACAAACGCTCCCCGGCCGGGATCGGTCTGCACTTTTCCCTGGTATGCGATGGTCATCTGCGCCGACGGCACGGTAACGCCCTGTCCGCAGGATTTCGGCGCCCGCATGCGGCTGGGCAATGCCAAGGAAGCAACCCTCCTGGAAATCTGGAACGGCGCGGCATACCAGGAACTGCGCAAAAACATGGCCGGCGATCTGCAAGCACTCGCGTTATGCCGCAAGTGCGACCGCCTCGGACGAAAAACCATCGGCGGCCTGCCCCTGCAATATATGGCGACATTCCTGATTGACCACCTGCTCGGTTACGGCAAACTGCGCAAAATGCTGGGAACGCAGGAGCGCAACTGA
- a CDS encoding phospholipid carrier-dependent glycosyltransferase — MNKVGADTVKMPGKMQYSKTCLLLLILVCVGALYARVEGIKWPKLHPDEPVIGTWLEHSAHSAYIRDRVYPNGFFALARPFMLAGQALFRAHERFSYICGEIDRARGARPDGIYFGRWLNAWGAVLLCAVMFLLTARLARSELAGLLAAGLTGFAQYAVEHSHYAETDIAAVLTLAVALWFWVAAGDTGRRRWLIAAALASGFAAGTKFTLLTLAPVMLVESVLFARDRAMSATPPEKTFWPAALKWAGLGVFFFGAGFAIANPAVLLDFQWFWAGLSAEKQRVFAETALNLGPAAARPAIRYLHHLVCLHDHLATLGYPWLVLLAVGLPCAALGFVRRYGSLLLLFPLLYAVYWLFLAPWVRSQEFLLFLPSLAALAALPLAVLWRARNYFMRVFAISMACLALAANGYNGLRVSDLFAWKDTRLMAREWLQLRLPLESSLAAESYAEAACINTWKTPLLIRKVEQCGPEFLITQGADYLLRVSGVSGRGLRHPLTGELYPEPAGFLSRFLGQSELLCSWAPLPPRGLATFVSPALELYGLKRFAPELSLRLALSHPALIINADQNPVGRQTFLPSGGGLGGDVCLLIDRLPQTIAVGGPEPLTKPVYLVLNTAERPAVINIRGFGMRKRIALDPYDTAAVPLQRPAWQPRGQPFESITLQAEPVKDILYIPCFARIAFTVDEAARIFMETAREDRLAGCFSEAVLEKELNPAAKYRLATRLGLWPAAGRTAAAAAVLRGAIEQGMRTDPAAVSINGRSGYYYEQFARVRLQQPYDFACLEPSVGSGRRNLPDALKALDLQAIQKGGGGQDSGPASPYLQALDLPVLLGRGQYELRGELMLKIKEAETDLCVPLVIRTVNGGAETNCCLEVQSGTWREFTMVFRPGCEIQPRIEFCAPASALLFLKNMEIGWSLTDVLAPVRSEIAMAAIRHSLYQGDRPAAAAQLAALAAGGPAFDETVFPALAVEMRQMLFACVEGGLQTDFAPGADKQAAHRLLELLPAHYRALRTLAQEDEAAARAAQRLEGNLKYPTVFPPWLALVGFSFNAGTREAYCVFEVLCNETPGLAVSFWLQRRNEWRRKQVQSLTGGARLRKGERAAVSVRLNEAFGPEPDVNALALGIETDVLWHAGLIPPASGGGVAPFAGILGMEQQ; from the coding sequence ATGAACAAAGTTGGAGCGGACACGGTCAAAATGCCGGGGAAAATGCAATACTCAAAAACATGCCTGCTTCTGCTCATTCTCGTGTGCGTCGGGGCGCTGTACGCGCGCGTGGAGGGCATCAAATGGCCGAAACTGCACCCGGACGAACCCGTGATCGGGACATGGCTGGAACACTCGGCGCACAGCGCGTATATCAGGGACCGCGTTTATCCGAACGGTTTTTTTGCCCTGGCGCGTCCCTTTATGCTGGCCGGCCAGGCCCTGTTTCGGGCGCATGAGCGTTTTTCATATATCTGCGGGGAGATTGACCGCGCGCGCGGCGCCAGGCCGGACGGGATTTATTTCGGCCGATGGCTCAACGCATGGGGCGCCGTGCTGCTTTGCGCGGTCATGTTCCTGTTGACCGCCCGGCTCGCGCGCTCGGAATTGGCCGGTCTTTTGGCCGCCGGCTTGACCGGGTTTGCTCAGTATGCCGTTGAACACAGCCATTATGCCGAAACGGACATAGCGGCCGTCTTGACCCTGGCGGTTGCCTTATGGTTCTGGGTGGCGGCCGGCGATACGGGCCGGCGGCGTTGGTTGATTGCCGCCGCCCTGGCAAGCGGCTTTGCCGCCGGGACTAAATTTACCCTGCTGACGCTCGCCCCCGTCATGCTGGTTGAAAGCGTATTGTTTGCGCGCGACCGCGCCATGTCGGCAACGCCGCCGGAGAAAACATTCTGGCCGGCGGCGCTGAAATGGGCGGGTTTGGGTGTTTTCTTTTTCGGGGCCGGCTTTGCAATCGCCAATCCGGCCGTATTACTGGATTTTCAATGGTTTTGGGCCGGGCTGTCCGCGGAAAAACAGCGCGTGTTCGCGGAAACGGCGTTGAACCTGGGTCCGGCGGCCGCCCGGCCGGCGATTCGTTACCTGCATCATTTAGTCTGCCTGCATGATCATCTGGCCACGCTGGGATATCCATGGCTGGTACTGCTTGCGGTCGGTCTGCCCTGCGCGGCGCTCGGCTTCGTGCGCCGGTATGGGTCTCTTTTGCTTTTGTTCCCTTTGTTATACGCCGTGTACTGGCTCTTTCTGGCGCCCTGGGTGCGTTCGCAGGAGTTTCTGCTTTTTTTGCCGTCGCTGGCCGCGCTGGCCGCGCTTCCTCTGGCGGTCTTGTGGCGCGCGCGGAATTATTTTATGCGCGTTTTTGCGATCAGCATGGCTTGTCTGGCGCTGGCCGCGAACGGATACAATGGACTGCGCGTATCGGATCTGTTTGCCTGGAAAGACACCCGCCTCATGGCGCGGGAATGGCTGCAGCTGCGTCTGCCGCTGGAGAGTTCCCTGGCGGCGGAATCCTACGCGGAGGCGGCCTGTATCAACACCTGGAAAACGCCCTTGCTCATCCGAAAGGTTGAACAATGCGGGCCGGAATTCCTGATTACGCAGGGCGCTGATTATCTGTTGAGAGTTTCCGGCGTCAGCGGTCGCGGTCTGCGCCATCCTTTGACCGGCGAATTATATCCGGAGCCGGCCGGATTTTTAAGCCGGTTTCTTGGACAGAGCGAACTGCTCTGTTCCTGGGCGCCGCTGCCGCCGCGGGGCCTGGCCACCTTTGTTTCGCCGGCCCTTGAGCTTTACGGCCTGAAACGTTTTGCGCCGGAACTCTCGCTCCGGCTTGCGCTCTCTCATCCGGCGCTGATTATCAACGCCGACCAGAATCCGGTCGGCCGGCAAACCTTCCTGCCGTCCGGCGGCGGATTGGGCGGGGATGTTTGTCTTTTGATAGATCGCCTGCCCCAAACGATCGCCGTCGGCGGTCCGGAACCTTTGACAAAACCCGTGTACCTGGTGCTCAACACGGCGGAACGTCCGGCCGTCATTAATATCCGCGGATTCGGCATGCGCAAACGAATAGCGCTGGACCCCTACGACACGGCCGCGGTTCCATTGCAACGTCCGGCCTGGCAGCCGCGCGGCCAGCCGTTTGAGTCCATCACTCTGCAGGCCGAGCCGGTTAAAGACATTCTCTATATTCCCTGTTTCGCCCGGATCGCCTTTACGGTTGACGAGGCGGCGCGGATATTCATGGAAACCGCGCGCGAGGACCGCCTCGCCGGATGTTTTTCCGAAGCGGTGCTGGAAAAAGAGCTGAATCCGGCCGCCAAATATCGTTTGGCAACCCGCCTGGGCCTGTGGCCGGCGGCCGGCCGGACGGCGGCCGCCGCGGCCGTTCTTCGGGGCGCGATTGAGCAGGGTATGCGGACTGACCCGGCGGCGGTTTCCATCAATGGCCGGAGCGGGTATTATTACGAGCAGTTTGCCAGGGTCCGCCTTCAACAGCCGTATGATTTCGCCTGCCTTGAGCCGTCCGTTGGGAGCGGCCGGCGCAATCTGCCGGACGCGCTGAAAGCGCTGGACTTGCAGGCGATCCAAAAGGGCGGCGGCGGACAGGACAGCGGTCCGGCCTCACCGTATTTGCAAGCGCTGGATTTGCCCGTTCTCCTTGGACGCGGACAATATGAGTTGCGCGGCGAATTGATGTTGAAAATAAAGGAAGCGGAAACGGATTTATGCGTTCCGCTCGTTATCCGGACGGTGAACGGCGGCGCGGAAACAAACTGTTGCCTGGAGGTGCAGTCCGGCACATGGCGCGAATTTACCATGGTTTTCCGTCCCGGCTGTGAGATTCAGCCGCGGATTGAATTTTGCGCGCCGGCCTCCGCGCTGTTGTTTTTGAAAAACATGGAAATCGGCTGGAGTTTGACCGATGTTCTGGCGCCGGTCCGCTCCGAAATTGCCATGGCCGCAATCCGGCACAGCCTGTATCAGGGCGACCGGCCGGCGGCGGCGGCGCAGCTCGCCGCGCTGGCCGCGGGCGGTCCGGCCTTTGACGAGACGGTTTTTCCCGCTCTGGCCGTGGAAATGCGGCAAATGCTGTTTGCCTGCGTTGAAGGCGGCTTGCAGACTGATTTTGCGCCTGGCGCGGACAAGCAGGCGGCGCACCGCCTGCTTGAACTCTTGCCCGCGCATTATCGCGCCCTGCGGACGTTGGCGCAGGAGGACGAGGCCGCCGCCCGGGCGGCCCAGCGTTTGGAGGGCAATTTGAAATATCCAACCGTTTTCCCGCCGTGGCTGGCGCTCGTTGGTTTTTCCTTTAATGCCGGAACCAGGGAAGCGTATTGCGTATTTGAAGTCCTTTGCAACGAAACTCCCGGCCTGGCGGTCTCGTTCTGGCTGCAACGCCGGAATGAATGGCGGCGGAAACAGGTGCAATCGTTGACCGGCGGGGCGCGTTTAAGAAAGGGAGAACGCGCGGCGGTCTCGGTGCGTCTGAATGAAGCGTTTGGCCCGGAACCGGACGTTAACGCATTGGCATTGGGCATAGAAACGGACGTTCTATGGCATGCCGGCCTTATCCCGCCGGCGTCCGGCGGCGGTGTGGCTCCGTTTGCCGGAATTCTAGGGATGGAACAGCAATGA
- a CDS encoding ABC transporter ATP-binding protein, whose amino-acid sequence MKISLQNVSKQFGGVRAVDSVSFEAGAGECFFLLGPSGCGKTTVLRIIAGFCRPDSGLVCFNDKPVNHLAAHLRNVGLVFQNYALWPHLTVGENIAFGLTVPAHRLPEKERRERVRQMLDALHLRGMEKRLPGELSGGQQQRVALARALIIQPACLLLDEPLSNLDAKLRADMRLEIKHVLKKLGITAIYVTHDQTEALSMADRCAIMRLGRIEQIGAPRELYEHPASRFVADFLGCSNLFDARVVAQDADVLQLETVAGGWVSRGCRRQFKPGAAAAIAVRPEKVRIGAGLAAVGGENVFSGRLREMVYLGSVVEHHVELPGGLVINTLQASAGGFRVEGGCSLQVGVDPRDVIVLPAER is encoded by the coding sequence ATGAAGATTTCCCTGCAAAATGTTTCCAAACAATTCGGCGGCGTCAGAGCAGTTGACTCCGTTTCGTTTGAGGCCGGCGCCGGCGAATGTTTTTTCCTGCTGGGTCCGTCAGGGTGCGGAAAAACCACGGTCCTGCGGATTATCGCCGGTTTTTGCCGGCCGGATTCCGGCCTGGTTTGCTTCAACGACAAGCCGGTCAACCATCTTGCCGCCCATTTGCGCAACGTCGGCCTGGTGTTTCAGAATTACGCGCTGTGGCCCCACTTGACCGTCGGAGAAAACATTGCTTTTGGTCTGACTGTTCCCGCGCATCGTTTGCCGGAAAAAGAGCGGCGGGAGCGCGTCCGGCAGATGCTGGACGCGCTGCATTTGCGGGGCATGGAAAAACGTCTGCCGGGCGAGCTTTCGGGAGGACAACAACAGAGAGTGGCGCTGGCGCGCGCGCTCATTATCCAACCGGCCTGTCTTTTGCTGGACGAACCGCTTTCCAACCTGGACGCCAAACTGCGCGCGGACATGCGCCTGGAAATCAAACATGTCCTGAAAAAGCTGGGCATTACCGCCATTTATGTTACCCACGACCAGACGGAAGCGCTCTCCATGGCAGATCGCTGTGCCATCATGCGTCTCGGCCGAATTGAGCAGATTGGCGCGCCGCGCGAATTGTATGAGCATCCCGCCAGCCGTTTTGTCGCCGATTTTCTCGGCTGTTCTAATTTGTTTGACGCCCGCGTTGTTGCACAGGACGCGGATGTCCTGCAACTGGAGACAGTCGCCGGCGGCTGGGTCAGCCGCGGTTGCCGCCGGCAGTTCAAACCCGGCGCGGCGGCCGCCATCGCGGTCAGGCCGGAGAAAGTGCGGATTGGCGCAGGACTGGCGGCCGTTGGAGGGGAAAATGTTTTTTCCGGCCGTTTACGGGAAATGGTGTATCTGGGATCGGTTGTGGAACATCACGTGGAATTGCCGGGCGGCCTTGTTATTAATACGCTCCAGGCGTCCGCCGGCGGTTTCCGGGTGGAAGGCGGATGTTCCCTGCAAGTCGGCGTGGACCCGCGCGATGTTATTGTGTTGCCAGCGGAGCGATAA
- a CDS encoding GtrA family protein, protein MESIKSILTQLTGKKSSLPVQFLKYSLSGGVAVAVHIAAFYLFAWLVVPALKEDDIIVRVLHLTTAAINDTVRARNAVINNWLAFIFSNFAAYILNVTWVFEPGRHRRWLEIGMFYAVSAISIAVGSAVMGLMIKYLGSSTTLAFGADIVAAAAINFVVRKYFIFKG, encoded by the coding sequence ATGGAGAGCATCAAGTCAATTTTGACTCAGTTGACCGGGAAAAAATCATCCCTGCCGGTTCAGTTTTTAAAATACTCTCTTTCCGGCGGCGTGGCGGTGGCGGTGCATATTGCCGCCTTTTATCTGTTTGCATGGCTGGTTGTGCCGGCGCTTAAAGAAGATGATATTATTGTCCGTGTTTTACACCTGACGACGGCCGCCATCAACGACACTGTGCGGGCGCGCAACGCGGTCATCAACAACTGGCTGGCGTTCATTTTTTCCAATTTTGCGGCGTATATTCTGAATGTTACCTGGGTTTTTGAACCCGGCCGGCACCGGCGCTGGCTGGAAATCGGCATGTTTTACGCCGTTTCGGCCATCAGTATTGCCGTGGGAAGCGCCGTGATGGGTTTGATGATAAAATATCTGGGGTCAAGCACCACGCTCGCCTTTGGCGCGGATATCGTCGCGGCCGCCGCCATCAATTTCGTCGTCCGTAAATACTTTATTTTCAAGGGCTGA
- the recO gene encoding DNA repair protein RecO has product MIIKTQAIALKISPFSETSRVVVWLTAEHGKIATIIKGAQRPRNFFLGQYDLFYTCELLFYLRVFHGLHIVKECCPLKTRAAFRSYWPGTACASYFAGLAARIAPFYAPQPNLYPLLETALDIFMEPPAANMRGGQALAVSLFWFELKLLGAMGFAPRLNACLQCRRILPLAAPGRGNGSIAFSAARGGVFCDQCAGQHKNDSIRIMPDRLALLKFWQSSRNIQAARNAVCTEHQLKDVRVMLGAFLQYHLETENSGRDIALSLLKKRRERDGQAGPGGAGNPLVMKPAD; this is encoded by the coding sequence ATGATCATAAAGACCCAGGCCATCGCGTTAAAAATCAGCCCCTTTTCGGAGACCTCCCGCGTCGTGGTCTGGCTGACCGCCGAGCACGGCAAGATCGCCACCATCATAAAAGGGGCGCAGCGGCCGCGCAATTTTTTCCTGGGCCAGTACGACCTTTTTTACACCTGCGAGCTTCTGTTTTATCTGCGCGTGTTCCATGGGCTGCACATTGTCAAGGAATGCTGCCCTTTGAAAACCCGCGCCGCCTTCCGCTCATACTGGCCGGGGACGGCCTGCGCCTCCTATTTCGCCGGCCTGGCCGCGCGCATCGCGCCGTTCTACGCCCCGCAACCAAATCTTTACCCCCTGCTGGAGACGGCCCTGGATATTTTCATGGAGCCGCCCGCGGCCAACATGCGCGGCGGGCAAGCCCTGGCAGTCAGTCTTTTCTGGTTTGAACTGAAACTGCTCGGAGCCATGGGGTTTGCGCCCCGCCTGAACGCCTGCCTGCAGTGCCGGCGGATTTTGCCGCTTGCGGCGCCCGGCCGGGGGAACGGCTCAATCGCCTTTTCGGCGGCGCGCGGGGGCGTGTTTTGCGACCAATGCGCCGGGCAGCATAAAAACGATTCAATCCGGATCATGCCCGACCGTCTGGCCCTGCTGAAATTCTGGCAGTCTTCACGCAACATCCAGGCCGCCAGGAACGCGGTTTGCACCGAACATCAGCTCAAGGACGTCCGTGTCATGCTGGGGGCTTTTCTACAATACCATCTTGAAACGGAAAACAGCGGACGGGATATTGCGCTTTCCTTGCTGAAGAAGCGGCGGGAGCGCGACGGACAGGCCGGACCCGGCGGCGCCGGCAACCCGCTTGTCATGAAACCTGCGGATTAA